The Arachis hypogaea cultivar Tifrunner chromosome 14, arahy.Tifrunner.gnm2.J5K5, whole genome shotgun sequence DNA window AATACTTAGCTTTAACGTACATGATCTAATGGTGTTTCACGGCCATTAGGGTCTATAAAGAGGCATGTCATACAGATGTTTGGTCATATAGTCTGGCAATGCAAGGATCTGCTCAAACATTGTCAAAATTTAGTTTCAAACCCTTGGCACATTAAGCCAGAAGCATTTAATGCTCCTGCAGTGGATTACCAAGGCAGCAAATCATCATGATTACCCAAAGTATCAGTCACATTAGATGAGCCATATGTCACTATAAAAGCAATGAAATTAAGTGAAAAAAGGATCCCTATTCTGCCGGAAAGGCTTCCTTTCCAAAtatctttctatttttattgtACATCGTCCTCTGTAGTAGAACGTCCAGCAACACAAATGGAAGCATCGGACTCTACCGGGAACGATCCAGAGCAGCCCTGCCTAACATCAGAGAAGTAACCTCTGTAACATTGATAACCTTGCCTAAAAAAAAGGGTGGCGAAAACATCCACCGATGCGagtttcatatttttaatttacttGCCTAATTCGGTGATGGAACTGATCGTTGCATATGTATGGATTCAGGCTTCAACCTCCTGACAACATGGACGAAGCCAACCGGAAAAATGATGACCATGACACGAACGCCTTGAAGCTTGACCTAACCATGGACGTGGTAAGTTTGTATTTTGAACTATGTCTATCACTACCAACAGTGTTGTGACCATGAGCAATCATAACCAGTGCTCATGCGTGGCCTTTGTTTCTGTAGCCCCTCCTTAATGTGGCGTCGCAGTCTGGCATTCTAGTTGAAGAGTTCATTCCGCCTTCTGTGTATaagtcccccccccccccccacaagCTCCGATCGAGGTCGGTTGTTGATCCGAAACTTTTGTTGCCCGAAAAGAAACGATTTTATTTTGAtctaaattaataaaatgaaGACATGAACTTTTGAGCTGTTACCGTTTCAGAGCATTGAAGCACGTTTGATGGCCATTGAGCAGTCGGTTGCAATGCTTGATGTTCGGGCCACCCGAACGGAGGCTTTCATTGTGTATATCAAGATGATGCTACCCATTTTATGTAAGAAGGAGGAGACGTTTCAGATGATACCTACTCCTAAGGTTCAAGTCCAGGATGAAGCCATGGACAAGAAAATAGCGCAGCCGCCAAACACTCCTCGATGTGTTGCCACCGCTGATGCGGTTGTTTTGAACAATAGCAACATTGGAGCACCTGGTCAGATGTTCACCCATCAGCTAACCAGTTCACAAAAAGGTAAGGGAATCTTAGGTGACCCCATCACAAACTTGAGCTTGGACGTTGTTGTCCCGGATTCTTCGGGTTCAGAGGATGACCTCATGCTGTTTGACTATCTTTCTTCAACACCCGTTATCTCCACCGATGCAACACTAATCCCGACCGAAGCACCAACAAGCCTTAATTGGTCGCGTGGGGTTCCGAAAACGTTGAACGAGTCCAAGGATGATCCACTAACACCATGCAATGCTACTGTATAGGTGAACTTTTTGAATAATGTTTAGCTAAGCATAAATATATTTATCTGTATTCctagataaaaaattttttgaggTTATGGCGTTGATCACAGATAACAAGTTCACCGGCGACTGAAACATGATCCCTTGCCCAGGTATACGCAGCTTTGTGTGGTGACGTATCAAACCTGTGCCCATGAGCACTACGATGGTATTGTGCGCGAGGGGTGTAAACCTCAAATCCAATGAAAAATCCTTTAAAGGCAAGTTACCCCATTGTAACTGCCACACATGCTTGACTACCCCAAAGAAggcaaaccaaaaaaaaaaaaaaaacccaacgcacatcaacttcaaattttttatgaattttttcatAGTGCAGTTGGTATTATGGGACTTTAGTGATTTAAAAGATGCAAGGCAAACCTATTATTTATCAAAGCAAGGCCGCCTTTCTAATTTAATAGTCCGCACTGTAACATATATTCCCCATACCCCCTTTCCTTTTATGTCCATGATTTGAATTTTGACTTGGCCTAATTTTGATGACCATTCCCTTGATGGCTCTGATTAAATCAAAACCCTTAAGCTAGACGTGCATTGGCTCACTTGGGAAATACCCATGTACCATATTTTTAATGTGATGCCTCTAAATATATCTGGGCTTTTCTTTGGGAAAGGAAAAACTATggccaatttttttgtttgtataTATAAATAGACATAAATTATAACCCAAAAAAACAAATAGACGTAAATTACCATAAAATAAATCACATCGGTAGAACGTTCGAAACTTAACTAGTTAAATCTCATGAGTAAGACaattattgatatatatatatatataattatgaatcAATATCCACTTAATGTTAATCTTTAGTTagacaaaataattattattaacgaTGTTATGAGATTATCATTATTTTCTTATGTTAGTAGATATTTACCAttactatttactatttatttttttcttagtcTGCTAATAACT harbors:
- the LOC140178268 gene encoding uncharacterized protein — its product is MKLSEKRIPILPERLPFQISFYFYCTSSSVVERPATQMEASDSTGNDPEQPCLTSEKLQPPDNMDEANRKNDDHDTNALKLDLTMDVPLLNVASQSGILVEEFIPPSVYKSPPPPHKLRSRALKHV